Part of the Paludisphaera borealis genome, ACCAGCCTTCCCTTCCGCGTCGAGATCGCCGCCAGCGAGCCCAGGGCGAACCGGAGCACCTTGCCGCCGGCCGTCAGCACCACCACGTACGGCGGAGGCGGCAGCGCCGGGCCGTTGGCGAGGGCGTCGCCGTTGACCGCCGCGTGGCCGTTGCGATCGGCGGGCGCGTCGTCGCCGTCGGCGTCGAGCGTCCGCTGCACCAGGCGGGCGGGCGTCTGAACGTGCTTGGTGTAATCGGGCAAGCATCGGGGGTCGTGGCAGACCACGCCGACGATGTGCTCCTGGTCCTCGAATGCGAACTGCTTCTGGATCGGGTCGCCGTGGCCGGTCGTCAGCGGGATGTCGTTGACCCGGAGGGTGTACGCGACCCCGCGATCGGTGAAGAACGTGATCGTCTGGCGCGCCCGGGCGCGGTAAATCCAGCCCACCTGATCGTCGTCGCGGACCCGGATGCTGGCGACGTCGGTGAACGACCGCTGCCGCTTCGTCCAGCCTTCCCGCGTGACGATGACCCAGGAATCCTCGTCGACGATGTAGTCTTCCTCGCGGAACTCCATCGGGGCCGACGGCGCCTCGATCCGGGTCCGCCGGGGGTCGCCGTACGTCTTCGAGATCTGCTTCAGCTCGTCGCGGATGATCGCCCACCGCGCGGGTTCATCGTCGAGCAGCTTCTGCAACTCGGCGGCCCGCGTCCGCTTCGCGGCCAGCTCAGCGAGGATGTCGTTGATCTCGAGTTTGCCCAGGCGGTAGAGCTTGGTTTCGAGGACCGCGTCGGCCTGGATCGGGCTGAGATCGAACCGGGCGATCAACTTGGGGGCCGCGTCGGCCTTGCCGTCGCTGTCGCGGATGATCCGGATCGCCTCGTCGAGGTTGTTGAAGACGATCGCGAAGCCTTCGAGGATGTGGATCCTGTCGAGCAGGTTCCGCAGCTCGTATTGCAGCCGCCGCGTGACGACTTCCATCCGGAAATCGAGGAAGTGCTGAAGGATCGACTTCAGGTCGAGCCGGGCGGGAACCGCCACCTCGGTCCCTTCGGCCGGCAGCAGGCAGGTCAGATTAACGCCGTAATTGACCTGAAGCGGCGTGTTCTTGAATAAATAGGCCAGCGCCGCCTCAGCGTTCGAGCCCGGCTTCAGGTCGAGCACGATCCGGACGTCGTCGGTGCTCAGGTCCTTGACGTTGATCAACTGGGGGACCGTCCCCTTGCCGATCAGCTCGCCGATCCGGCCCACGAGCGCGTCTTTCTCGATCCCGTAGGGAATCGACGAGACCACGATCGAATTCGGCCGGTCCGGGTGCGGCTCGTAGGTCCCCCGAAGCTTGATGCTCCCCTGGCCCGTCGCGTAAATCTTGTGCAGCTCGGCGGCGGTGTTGAGGATCACGCCGCCCGTCGGAAAGTCCGGTCCGATAACGTGTTTCGTCAGTTTTTCGAGCGGCGCCTCGCGGTTGTCCAGCAAGACGAGCAGGGCATTGCAAACCTCTTTGAGGTTGTGTGGCGGGATGTTCGTCGCCATGCCGACGGCGATTCCCGACGCCCCGTTGACCAACAGGTTCGGAAACTGCGCGGGCAAGACCTCGGGCTCGAACGCCTGGGCCGAATAGTTCGGCCGAAGCGTGACCGTCTGCTCGCGAAGCTCGCTGAGGAGCGTCTCCGAGATCGGCGTCAGGCGGCACTCGGTGTACCGGAAGGCGGCCGGCGGGTCGCCGTCGATCGAGCCGAAGTTGCCGTAGCCCTCGATCAACGGCTGTCGGAGCGAGAACGGCTGCGCCATCCGCACGAGGGCGTCGTAAATCGACTGGTCGCCGTGCGGGTGATACGTCTTCATCACCTCGCCGACCACCGCCGCGCACTTCATGAAGCGGCCGTCGGAGGAGATGTGCAGATCCGCCCACATGGCGTACAAGATCCGTCGCTGCACCGGCTTAAGGCCGTCGCGCACGTCGGGCAAGGCCCGCGAGGTGATCACGCTGAGCGCGTAATTGAGGTAACGCGAACGAGTCGCCTCGGCCAGCGGCACGTCCTCGGTCAGCGAGCTTCGACGCGCCCGTGTTTCCCGATCCTGATTCCCGCGGCGGTTCCGTTTCGCCATCGCTGGGTTCTCGACTCCGTTCTAAAGGCCGACAATCTCGCGACAATCCCTACAGATCAAACCAAGTCTCGCGTTCGCCACAATACCAATACTGTCGGCTCTACCGCAACCGACACTGTACAAAATTCCATTTCATGCGAAATGAACTTTCGGCGCGCGCAGCCGCGGGATCGCCACCAGGCCTTGGGAACGGTGGGCGATGCCCACCCTACGTAAAACCTTTGACGGCAATACTGTAGGGTGGTCATCGCCCACCGTTCGACGGCCTTCGGCTTTAGCGTGCTTCGCCGGCCTGGGCGGCTTCGAGTTCGCGGCGGAGGCAGGCGATGCTCTGGCGGGCGGTTTCCTCGGCACCGGGCGAGAAGTCGAAGACTTCGACGGAAACCCAGCGGTCGTAACCGGATTGGACGAGGGCCTTGAGGATCGGTCCGAAGTCGACCGCGCCCATCCCGGGGCCCTGGAGGTTGACGTCCTGGGCGTGGAAGTGGCCGGCGTCGCGGGAGAACCGGCGGATCAGCTCGGGGACGGTCGTGTCGGTCTCGCCGCTCTGGGCCTTCACGTCCATGTGCAGCTTGAAATGCGGGTCGCCGACCTTCTCGATCACCGCCTGGGCCTGGGCGCAGGTGTTGAGGAAGTTGGTCTCGCTCGGCGCGAGCGGTTCCAGGCAGAGGTCGACCCCGATCGATCCGATCGCCGGCATGATCCGCGAGAAGACTTCTAAAGCATAACCTTCGGCTTGCTCGTAGCTTACGCCGGGGAGCAGGTCGCGCTGCTTGGGCGAGCCCAGGACCATGAGCGAGCCGCCGAGATCGCGCGTGGCCTCGGCCAGGGCGATCAGGTAGTCGCCGGTCCGGCGTCGGGTCTCGGCGTCGGGCGAGGTCAGGTAGAAGCCCTCGGTCTTGGCGAGCAGCCAGTGAAGGCCGATCGTCGCCAGCCCGGAATCCTCGACGATCGTCCGGATCTCGCGACGCCGCGAGGCGTTCAGGTCGGTGACCCGCGACGCCAACGTGAACGGGGCGATCTCCAGGCCGTCGTAGCCGAGTCCGCGCACGGTCTTGCAGACGTCTTCGAGCGCCCAGCCTTCAAACAGCTCGTTGCAG contains:
- a CDS encoding sugar phosphate isomerase/epimerase family protein, which encodes MIRLGICNELFEGWALEDVCKTVRGLGYDGLEIAPFTLASRVTDLNASRRREIRTIVEDSGLATIGLHWLLAKTEGFYLTSPDAETRRRTGDYLIALAEATRDLGGSLMVLGSPKQRDLLPGVSYEQAEGYALEVFSRIMPAIGSIGVDLCLEPLAPSETNFLNTCAQAQAVIEKVGDPHFKLHMDVKAQSGETDTTVPELIRRFSRDAGHFHAQDVNLQGPGMGAVDFGPILKALVQSGYDRWVSVEVFDFSPGAEETARQSIACLRRELEAAQAGEAR
- a CDS encoding DNA gyrase/topoisomerase IV subunit A is translated as MAKRNRRGNQDRETRARRSSLTEDVPLAEATRSRYLNYALSVITSRALPDVRDGLKPVQRRILYAMWADLHISSDGRFMKCAAVVGEVMKTYHPHGDQSIYDALVRMAQPFSLRQPLIEGYGNFGSIDGDPPAAFRYTECRLTPISETLLSELREQTVTLRPNYSAQAFEPEVLPAQFPNLLVNGASGIAVGMATNIPPHNLKEVCNALLVLLDNREAPLEKLTKHVIGPDFPTGGVILNTAAELHKIYATGQGSIKLRGTYEPHPDRPNSIVVSSIPYGIEKDALVGRIGELIGKGTVPQLINVKDLSTDDVRIVLDLKPGSNAEAALAYLFKNTPLQVNYGVNLTCLLPAEGTEVAVPARLDLKSILQHFLDFRMEVVTRRLQYELRNLLDRIHILEGFAIVFNNLDEAIRIIRDSDGKADAAPKLIARFDLSPIQADAVLETKLYRLGKLEINDILAELAAKRTRAAELQKLLDDEPARWAIIRDELKQISKTYGDPRRTRIEAPSAPMEFREEDYIVDEDSWVIVTREGWTKRQRSFTDVASIRVRDDDQVGWIYRARARQTITFFTDRGVAYTLRVNDIPLTTGHGDPIQKQFAFEDQEHIVGVVCHDPRCLPDYTKHVQTPARLVQRTLDADGDDAPADRNGHAAVNGDALANGPALPPPPYVVVLTAGGKVLRFALGSLAAISTRKGRLVARLDPSFEDDLVVRVEATDGSENVCLATKAARVLIFPITEANVVAGPARGVAAIKLDSKDRVIGFVLANKKREGLAVRTNRGATQIVRATKYPVTGRGGRGYAILQRGSLECVLPEEAEPIPPVDQVGEGAEGRGKSEDPSGSQD